In the genome of Thermoproteus tenax Kra 1, the window TCACAAAAGGCCCGAGGAGCTCCTCGAGGAGGCTTTGGCCAGAGCCTCCGACTACGATCTAGTCATACTGGACGAATTCAATTACGCCGTCCGTCAAGGATTCATTAAGCCCTCGGAGGTGAGGAGGCTCCTAGGCCTCAAACCCCACGTTATAATTACCGGCAACTACCTCTACGACGAACTCCTCTTGGCGGACCTCGTGTCAGAGGTGAAGTCTGTTAAACACTACTACAAAAGCGGCGTCGTCGGCGTAAGAGGCATTGATTGGTAAAGAATAAATAAGGGATAAATATCCCTTGCATGAGTACGACGTTTGTAATAGTGGTGGGCACGACCGACATCTCGCTCATACCTGGCATAACTGTGGCGGGCGCATCGCCGGAGCTTACACACTATACGCCGGCGGCAGACGTGGAGTACCTGTTG includes:
- a CDS encoding cob(I)yrinic acid a,c-diamide adenosyltransferase, whose translation is MLLAYTGDGKGKTTAALGVLLRAWGHGMRTLAVFLMKTPRYMNDYVGEYKALKRLGIDALYLEDHKRPEELLEEALARASDYDLVILDEFNYAVRQGFIKPSEVRRLLGLKPHVIITGNYLYDELLLADLVSEVKSVKHYYKSGVVGVRGIDW